One genomic window of Moorella glycerini includes the following:
- a CDS encoding DHH family phosphoesterase codes for MTTVESIAAALAAAREVAVVSHIIPDGDCLGSTLALALALRQRGTRAVAINADPVPEMFQFLPGQKTIIPPDKVTEVPPLLVMVDSTDMERAGEGFSQWRQKTQMVINIDHHVSNTRFGDLNLVDSRAAATAELIYAVLERIPVTINPAIATCLYAALATDTGSFQYENCTATTMRLAARLMEQGADLSLIREYLWERKPLASIRLLAAVLPTLTLAYDGRVAWLTVSRATLDAIGALPEHAEGLVNYPRSIAGVEVGLLFRELPDGLVKVSLRSKKIVDVNALAARFGGGGHRRAAGCTVKGDFATVVAMVVAAAGEAL; via the coding sequence ATGACGACCGTTGAAAGTATAGCTGCTGCCCTGGCCGCGGCCCGGGAGGTAGCCGTTGTCTCCCATATTATCCCGGATGGGGACTGCCTGGGTTCCACCCTGGCCCTGGCCTTAGCCCTGCGGCAGCGGGGTACAAGGGCCGTGGCCATTAACGCCGACCCGGTACCGGAGATGTTTCAGTTTTTGCCCGGCCAGAAAACCATCATCCCACCAGATAAGGTAACAGAGGTACCGCCGCTGCTGGTAATGGTTGACAGTACCGACATGGAGCGGGCCGGGGAAGGCTTCAGCCAGTGGCGGCAAAAAACCCAAATGGTAATTAACATCGATCACCATGTCAGCAATACCCGTTTCGGGGACCTGAACCTGGTGGACAGCCGGGCGGCAGCAACGGCCGAGTTAATCTATGCCGTCCTGGAAAGAATACCGGTAACCATTAACCCGGCAATAGCTACCTGTCTTTATGCAGCCCTGGCTACCGACACCGGCTCTTTCCAGTACGAGAATTGTACGGCTACGACCATGCGCCTGGCAGCGAGACTGATGGAGCAGGGGGCGGATTTGTCCCTGATCAGGGAATATCTCTGGGAAAGGAAGCCCCTGGCCAGTATCCGGTTGCTGGCGGCAGTTTTACCCACCCTGACCCTGGCCTATGACGGCAGGGTAGCCTGGCTGACGGTTTCCAGGGCCACGTTAGACGCCATTGGCGCCCTGCCGGAACATGCCGAGGGACTGGTAAATTACCCGCGCAGCATTGCCGGCGTTGAGGTGGGCCTGCTTTTCCGGGAATTGCCTGACGGCCTGGTTAAGGTCAGTTTGCGCTCTAAAAAAATCGTTGATGTTAACGCGTTAGCCGCCCGTTTTGGCGGCGGCGGCCACCGCCGCGCTGCCGGTTGTACCGTTAAAGGCGATTTTGCTACAGTCGTAGCCATGGTTGTAGCGGCAGCAGGTGAGGCCCTTTAA
- a CDS encoding D-alanyl-D-alanine carboxypeptidase family protein — MRRLACGLLLIIVCLFWSGAAKAAGEPYLTAPAAILMEASTGQVLYEHGARKERPPASTTKIMTAILALELGRLDTPVKVSKYAATTPGASIYLTTGEVVKLGDLVKGALLNSGNDATVAIAESLAGTEEDFAWLMNRKARQLGANHTHFNNPHGLPDPGHYTTAYDLALIARYALGNPVFRRLVATQEDQIPAPDGVRYLYNTNRLLGSYPGADGVKTGTTDAAGQCLVASATREGRQLIAVVLGSSDRYADARALLDYGFNGFYTETARAGEPAGQVYVKNGEVISVPVTPVMTAGFTVPMDQAALLEKRVLLPAFVKAPISKGQELGRVKILFQGREVASATLVATREVAALPWWSRLPLAASFSGERT, encoded by the coding sequence TTGCGCAGGCTTGCTTGCGGGCTGCTTCTTATCATAGTTTGCTTATTCTGGTCCGGGGCGGCAAAGGCTGCCGGTGAACCTTACCTCACGGCACCGGCAGCTATTTTGATGGAAGCCAGTACCGGCCAGGTGCTGTATGAGCACGGCGCCAGGAAAGAGCGGCCACCGGCCAGTACGACGAAGATCATGACCGCCATCCTGGCCCTGGAACTGGGCCGGCTGGATACCCCCGTTAAGGTAAGCAAGTATGCTGCCACCACACCCGGGGCCAGTATTTACTTAACTACGGGAGAAGTAGTAAAACTGGGCGACCTGGTTAAAGGCGCCCTGCTCAATTCCGGCAATGACGCTACCGTAGCCATTGCCGAAAGCCTGGCCGGTACGGAAGAGGATTTTGCCTGGCTCATGAACCGCAAAGCCCGGCAACTGGGGGCCAACCATACCCATTTTAACAATCCCCATGGCCTGCCTGACCCGGGCCATTATACTACCGCCTACGACCTGGCCCTCATAGCCCGTTACGCCCTGGGTAACCCCGTCTTTCGCCGGTTAGTAGCGACGCAGGAGGACCAGATCCCGGCGCCGGATGGCGTGCGTTACCTCTATAATACCAACCGCCTGCTGGGTTCCTATCCCGGTGCCGACGGGGTTAAAACGGGTACGACCGACGCCGCTGGCCAGTGCCTGGTCGCCTCGGCTACCAGGGAGGGTCGCCAGCTTATCGCCGTCGTCCTGGGCAGTTCCGACCGCTACGCCGATGCCCGCGCCCTGCTGGATTATGGCTTTAATGGCTTTTATACCGAAACAGCCAGGGCCGGGGAACCTGCCGGCCAGGTGTATGTCAAAAACGGGGAAGTGATAAGCGTTCCCGTCACACCGGTCATGACGGCCGGTTTTACCGTTCCTATGGACCAGGCAGCTTTACTGGAAAAGCGTGTGCTCCTGCCAGCTTTTGTCAAAGCTCCCATTAGCAAAGGGCAGGAACTGGGCCGGGTAAAAATCCTGTTCCAGGGCCGGGAGGTTGCCAGCGCTACCCTGGTGGCCACCCGGGAGGTGGCTGCCCTGCCCTGGTGGTCACGCCTGCCCCTGGCAGCAAGTTTTTCCGGGGAGAGGACATAA
- a CDS encoding polyribonucleotide nucleotidyltransferase, protein MQGVLRKTLTIAGRDLILETGRLARQAGGAVLVTYGGTMVLVTATAAAEPREGIDFFPLTVDYEERLYAAGKIPGGFIKREGRPSEKAILSARLIDRPIRPLFPKYYRNDVHIVATVLSVDQDCPPNVAGIIGASAALTISAIPFAGPIGAVSVGLIDNQPVINPTLAEDEKSSLNLVVAGTDTAIMMVEAGAKEVPEDLLLECIVQAHEEIKRIVAFINDFRAEALELGLAREKQEVAEPRLDPELESQVREIATPRLREAIYSSRDEKLVKQERERRLEACREEIQNLVLAGKEEMLAEHPEVPRLVNDLISKIEKEIVRRMILTEGIRIDGRALDEIRPITCEVGVLSRTHGSGLFTRGETQVLTVTTLGPISDEQILDDLGVDESKRYMHHYNFPPYSVGEARPIRAPGRREIGHGALAERALEPMIPPEEEFPYAIRLVSEVLGSNGSTSMGSVCGSTLALMDAGVPIKAPVAGVAMGLVKEGDRVAVLTDIQGIEDALGDMDFKVAGTKNGITALQMDIKIPGIDRAILERALEQARRGRLFILDKILATIPEPRPELSPYAPRMLTMTIDPDKIRDIIGPGGKIIKKIIEETGVEIDVEDDGRIFIASTDAAKGKRAVEIIEALTQEVETGKVYNGKVTRITDFGAFVEVIPGVLGMPGKEGLVHISQLANERVAKVEDVVQEGDYILVKAIGFDPQGRLKLSRKEALQQAVAEGGGRHFRRQGRDGGNRSFNTRRPR, encoded by the coding sequence ATGCAAGGGGTATTACGGAAGACCCTCACCATTGCCGGCCGGGATTTAATCCTGGAAACCGGCCGGCTGGCCCGCCAGGCCGGTGGTGCCGTCCTGGTTACTTACGGCGGTACCATGGTGCTGGTCACAGCCACGGCTGCCGCCGAACCGCGGGAAGGAATCGATTTTTTCCCCCTGACGGTTGATTACGAAGAAAGGCTTTATGCTGCCGGCAAAATCCCGGGCGGTTTTATTAAACGGGAAGGCCGTCCCAGCGAAAAGGCCATCCTCTCGGCCCGGTTGATCGACCGGCCCATCCGGCCCTTATTTCCCAAGTATTATCGTAACGACGTCCATATCGTAGCTACGGTCTTATCGGTAGATCAGGATTGCCCGCCCAATGTGGCCGGTATTATTGGCGCTTCGGCCGCCCTGACCATCTCGGCCATTCCCTTTGCGGGGCCCATAGGCGCAGTAAGTGTCGGTTTAATCGATAACCAGCCGGTTATTAACCCGACCCTGGCTGAAGATGAAAAAAGTTCTTTAAACCTGGTAGTAGCCGGTACGGATACGGCTATTATGATGGTTGAAGCAGGGGCTAAGGAGGTACCCGAGGACCTGCTGCTGGAATGTATCGTGCAGGCCCATGAAGAGATTAAACGTATTGTGGCTTTTATCAATGATTTTCGCGCTGAGGCCCTGGAGCTGGGCCTGGCCAGAGAAAAACAGGAGGTGGCCGAGCCCCGCCTGGATCCTGAACTGGAAAGCCAGGTCCGGGAGATTGCCACCCCGCGCCTGCGGGAAGCTATTTACAGCAGCCGCGATGAAAAGCTCGTCAAGCAGGAAAGGGAAAGGCGGCTGGAGGCCTGCCGGGAAGAGATACAGAACCTGGTGCTGGCCGGCAAAGAAGAGATGCTGGCGGAGCACCCGGAGGTACCTCGCCTGGTCAATGATTTAATTAGCAAAATAGAGAAGGAAATTGTCCGGAGAATGATCCTTACCGAAGGCATCAGGATCGACGGCCGCGCCCTGGATGAGATCCGGCCCATTACCTGTGAAGTAGGGGTATTGAGCCGCACCCATGGTTCGGGGCTGTTTACCCGGGGCGAAACCCAGGTATTAACGGTAACTACCCTGGGCCCCATCAGCGATGAGCAGATCCTGGACGACCTGGGGGTAGACGAGTCCAAACGCTATATGCACCATTATAACTTCCCGCCCTACAGTGTCGGGGAAGCGCGGCCCATCCGTGCCCCCGGGCGCCGGGAAATCGGCCACGGGGCCCTGGCGGAACGGGCCCTGGAACCCATGATCCCCCCGGAGGAAGAATTTCCCTATGCCATTCGCCTGGTTTCCGAGGTCCTGGGTTCCAACGGCTCCACTTCCATGGGCAGCGTCTGCGGCAGTACCCTGGCCCTCATGGACGCCGGCGTGCCCATTAAGGCGCCGGTGGCCGGGGTGGCCATGGGCCTGGTCAAGGAAGGGGACCGGGTAGCCGTGTTGACGGACATCCAGGGGATTGAGGATGCCCTGGGCGATATGGATTTTAAAGTTGCGGGCACCAAAAACGGGATTACGGCCTTACAGATGGATATTAAAATTCCCGGTATAGACCGGGCCATTTTAGAACGGGCCCTGGAACAGGCCCGGCGGGGACGCCTGTTCATCCTGGATAAGATCCTCGCCACCATCCCGGAACCCCGGCCGGAGTTATCACCCTATGCTCCAAGGATGCTGACCATGACCATTGATCCCGATAAAATCCGGGATATCATCGGCCCGGGTGGCAAGATTATCAAAAAGATTATTGAAGAAACCGGCGTGGAGATTGATGTCGAAGACGACGGCCGTATCTTTATCGCTTCTACCGATGCCGCCAAAGGGAAACGGGCGGTAGAGATTATCGAAGCCCTGACCCAGGAAGTGGAAACGGGTAAAGTCTATAACGGCAAGGTGACCAGGATAACTGATTTTGGTGCCTTTGTAGAAGTCATCCCCGGCGTCCTGGGCATGCCCGGCAAAGAGGGCCTGGTGCACATCTCCCAGCTGGCCAATGAACGGGTGGCAAAGGTGGAAGACGTGGTCCAGGAGGGCGACTATATCCTGGTCAAGGCCATTGGCTTTGACCCCCAGGGCCGGCTGAAACTTTCCCGTAAAGAAGCCCTGCAGCAGGCGGTTGCTGAAGGGGGCGGGCGCCATTTTCGCCGGCAGGGCCGGGACGGCGGTAACCGGAGTTTTAACACCCGGCGGCCGCGCTAG
- a CDS encoding polysaccharide deacetylase family protein has protein sequence MYVLYYRRQWLRRLGVLLALGFLLALSFTAWRWLTGGAVPAMKTQPIYQGDPGRKAVALTFTIDWGEEYLPAILTALQQAGARATFFPTGQWAGRHPELVRQMLAGGHEIGNHGQSHPHPDNLSREENRRDIQAGEATLMAITGKKPVLYSPPYGESKPQVVAAAGDLGYKFIMWTINTGDYLPNTRPDDILATVIPKCQNGAIVLLHPTEPTSKALPELLKQLQQRGYALVTVSEIL, from the coding sequence ATGTATGTGCTCTACTACCGGCGGCAGTGGCTGCGGCGGTTAGGGGTTTTACTGGCCCTGGGGTTTTTGCTTGCCTTAAGTTTTACAGCCTGGCGCTGGCTTACGGGAGGAGCAGTACCGGCCATGAAAACCCAGCCCATTTACCAGGGTGACCCGGGACGCAAGGCCGTGGCCCTGACCTTTACCATTGACTGGGGAGAAGAATACCTGCCGGCCATTTTGACGGCCCTGCAGCAGGCCGGGGCGCGGGCCACCTTCTTTCCCACCGGCCAGTGGGCCGGCCGCCACCCGGAGCTGGTGCGGCAGATGCTGGCCGGCGGTCATGAAATAGGTAACCATGGCCAGAGCCATCCCCATCCCGACAATTTAAGCCGGGAGGAGAATCGCCGGGACATCCAGGCAGGAGAAGCCACCCTGATGGCCATCACCGGCAAGAAACCGGTCCTCTACTCTCCTCCCTACGGTGAGAGCAAACCCCAGGTGGTAGCAGCGGCGGGGGACCTGGGTTATAAATTTATCATGTGGACCATCAATACCGGGGATTACCTGCCCAACACCAGGCCAGATGATATCCTGGCGACGGTAATCCCCAAATGCCAGAACGGCGCTATTGTCCTGCTGCACCCAACCGAACCGACAAGCAAAGCCCTGCCGGAGCTCCTGAAACAACTGCAACAACGGGGCTATGCCCTGGTAACAGTTTCCGAGATCCTTTAA
- the rpsO gene encoding 30S ribosomal protein S15 yields MALDPAKKREIIARYRQHENDTGSPEVQIAILTERINHLTEHLKVHHKDHHSRRGLLKMVGQRRGLLNYLRDNDIERYRQIVDALGLRR; encoded by the coding sequence ATGGCCCTGGATCCAGCTAAAAAGAGGGAAATTATCGCCCGCTACCGGCAGCATGAAAATGATACCGGCTCACCGGAAGTCCAGATTGCCATCCTGACGGAACGCATCAACCACCTGACGGAACACCTGAAGGTGCACCACAAGGACCATCACTCACGCCGGGGTTTGCTGAAAATGGTCGGTCAACGCCGTGGTTTACTTAACTACCTGCGGGACAACGATATTGAGCGTTACCGGCAAATTGTTGATGCCCTGGGTTTAAGGCGATAA
- a CDS encoding bifunctional riboflavin kinase/FAD synthetase, whose product MQVWQGMPEGEIARGCYLALGNFDGVHRGHQHLIGSIVQQARTRGKPAVVITFAPHPAQVLSDNPPGLLTTRTRKEKLIAALGVDFLFILPFTRELAQLPPETFVRDILWPHFQPRLVAVGFNFTFGHRGAGTPALLRRLGEELGFKVEVMAPVTCCGLTVSSSAIRNALDQGDISLARNLLGYWPVLAGTVVGGDRRGRELGFPTANLAVPPDVKLPAWGVYACLARFQDQVRQAVVNIGRRPTFGPALPATIEAHLLDFEGNLYGQEVELELRAFLRPERKFATLGELVAQLQEDSARAREFLSGDSLFTSQPCDRQA is encoded by the coding sequence ATGCAGGTATGGCAGGGAATGCCTGAAGGGGAAATAGCCAGAGGTTGTTACCTGGCCCTGGGGAATTTTGATGGCGTCCACCGGGGTCACCAGCATTTAATTGGCAGTATTGTCCAGCAAGCCAGGACGAGGGGGAAGCCGGCAGTAGTTATTACCTTTGCGCCCCATCCCGCCCAGGTACTAAGTGATAATCCGCCGGGCCTTTTAACGACCAGGACCAGGAAGGAAAAATTAATAGCGGCCCTCGGAGTCGACTTTTTGTTCATCCTGCCCTTTACCAGGGAACTGGCGCAGCTACCGCCGGAAACCTTTGTGCGGGATATTCTCTGGCCCCATTTTCAACCGCGGCTGGTGGCCGTGGGCTTTAATTTTACCTTCGGCCACCGGGGCGCCGGTACACCGGCTTTATTGCGCCGGCTGGGAGAGGAGCTCGGTTTTAAGGTAGAAGTAATGGCCCCGGTAACCTGCTGCGGGTTGACCGTCAGCAGTAGCGCCATTCGCAACGCCCTTGACCAGGGCGATATTTCCCTCGCCAGGAATCTTCTGGGCTACTGGCCGGTCCTGGCCGGTACCGTCGTTGGTGGCGACCGGCGCGGTCGTGAACTAGGTTTTCCAACTGCCAACCTGGCCGTACCGCCGGACGTCAAGCTGCCGGCGTGGGGCGTTTACGCCTGTCTGGCCCGCTTCCAGGACCAGGTGCGCCAGGCTGTAGTCAATATTGGCCGCCGCCCCACCTTCGGACCGGCCCTGCCGGCAACCATTGAAGCCCATTTACTGGACTTTGAGGGCAATCTCTATGGCCAGGAAGTAGAACTGGAGCTGCGCGCTTTTCTTCGCCCGGAGCGCAAATTTGCTACTCTCGGGGAATTAGTAGCCCAGTTGCAGGAAGATAGCGCCAGGGCGCGAGAGTTTTTGAGCGGCGATAGTTTGTTTACCTCCCAGCCCTGCGACCGGCAGGCGTAA
- the infB gene encoding translation initiation factor IF-2, with translation MAKTRVYELAKELRVSNKDLMDTMAQLGIYTRSHMSVLENGEVIKIRNHYRQMWRAARAAKLKQQQAAAAPPVAEAVAPSQPGVEKVAATGQAQHITEKAATGQPRQGAAKAAVTRPEGGAEKAAAITRLQQGAEKAGAGQPQQVSGKAPAMPPAEAAAKARSEKERQLAGVEPVPAAAQPERPREQEGKERSGKQAAGKQQSRAGGQQAGQQPGRAKKRQEEGQARRRENKGQEQEGRRGPEREERPARVDQQVQVLTPAAAQRPAGKGAGRPAKNKQLRIPKPPEAVTKDLPEKRRDRPAGKPAAKQAETGRSRKLVELEQQREERLLRRDKDKNKAKAAQQEAPKVVRRVTLTGSITVQELAKRIGKTAAEVIKFLMGQGVMATINKELDIDTAAIIAQDLGAIVEVKEEKPLTVLEDLPDAPETLQERPPVVTVMGHVDHGKTSLLDAIRRTNVTATEAGGITQHIGAYQVKVKNRKITFLDTPGHEAFTAMRARGAQATDIAILVVAADDGVMPQTVEAINHAKAAGVPIVVAINKIDRPDANPDRVKQQLTEYGLVPEEWGGDTIMVPVSALKKEGLNELLEMTLLTADMMELKANPNRPARGIVIEAQLDKGRGPVATMLVQKGTLKVGDNLVAGAVYGRVRALFDDKGERVKSAEPSMPVEVLGLSELPQAGDIFQVVEDEKLARQIATLRQEERRQEELKAAGKTSLDDLFKQMEAGEVKELNLVVKGDVQGSVEALRAALEQLSTSEVKVNIIHGGVGAITETDVMLAAASKAIIIGFNVRPDANARKAAEEAGVEIRLYRVIYEIIDEVKAAMTGLLEPVKREVVLGRAEVRATFKVPKVGTVAGCLVTDGKIQNRALARVIRDGVVVFEGRIDSLKRFKDDVREVAQGYECGIGLEKYNDIKEGDVIEAYMIEEVKREL, from the coding sequence CATTACCGGCAAATGTGGCGGGCAGCCAGGGCGGCCAAGCTGAAGCAGCAACAGGCGGCAGCCGCGCCGCCGGTGGCAGAAGCTGTTGCACCGTCCCAGCCGGGTGTTGAGAAGGTGGCAGCGACCGGGCAGGCCCAGCATATTACTGAGAAAGCAGCGACCGGGCAGCCCCGGCAGGGTGCTGCGAAAGCAGCAGTTACCAGGCCCGAGGGGGGCGCTGAGAAGGCGGCAGCCATTACCCGGCTACAGCAGGGTGCAGAGAAGGCAGGTGCCGGCCAGCCCCAGCAGGTTAGTGGGAAGGCACCTGCCATGCCGCCGGCAGAGGCAGCGGCTAAGGCCCGGTCGGAAAAAGAACGGCAGCTGGCGGGTGTGGAACCTGTCCCGGCTGCAGCCCAACCCGAACGGCCCCGGGAACAGGAAGGTAAAGAACGTTCCGGCAAGCAGGCGGCCGGGAAGCAGCAATCCCGGGCTGGCGGGCAGCAAGCTGGCCAACAACCAGGACGGGCTAAGAAACGGCAGGAAGAAGGGCAGGCGCGCCGGCGAGAAAATAAAGGCCAGGAGCAGGAAGGCCGCCGGGGCCCGGAGCGGGAGGAGCGACCGGCCAGGGTTGACCAGCAGGTGCAGGTACTAACACCGGCTGCAGCCCAGCGGCCGGCAGGCAAAGGCGCCGGCAGGCCGGCGAAAAATAAACAGTTACGTATACCGAAACCGCCGGAGGCAGTTACCAAGGATTTGCCGGAAAAGCGGCGGGATCGACCTGCGGGTAAGCCGGCTGCCAAACAGGCCGAAACCGGGCGCAGCCGCAAGCTGGTTGAGCTTGAACAACAGCGGGAAGAGCGCCTGCTGCGGCGGGATAAAGATAAAAATAAGGCTAAGGCCGCCCAGCAGGAAGCGCCCAAAGTCGTCCGCCGGGTAACCCTGACGGGAAGCATTACCGTCCAGGAACTGGCAAAAAGGATCGGCAAAACGGCGGCTGAAGTTATCAAGTTTTTAATGGGGCAGGGCGTAATGGCTACCATAAACAAGGAGCTGGATATAGATACGGCCGCCATTATTGCCCAAGATCTGGGGGCCATTGTTGAGGTTAAAGAGGAAAAACCCCTCACTGTCCTGGAAGACCTGCCCGACGCTCCCGAAACCCTGCAAGAACGGCCGCCGGTAGTAACCGTTATGGGCCATGTCGATCATGGCAAAACCTCTTTACTGGATGCCATCCGGCGCACCAATGTTACGGCCACCGAGGCCGGCGGTATCACCCAGCATATCGGGGCCTACCAGGTAAAGGTTAAAAACCGCAAGATTACTTTCCTGGATACCCCCGGCCATGAGGCCTTTACGGCCATGCGCGCCAGGGGAGCCCAGGCGACGGATATTGCTATCCTGGTAGTGGCTGCCGACGACGGTGTCATGCCCCAGACGGTGGAGGCCATTAACCATGCCAAAGCTGCCGGGGTACCCATTGTCGTGGCCATTAATAAAATAGATCGCCCCGACGCCAACCCGGACCGGGTCAAACAGCAGCTGACGGAGTACGGCCTGGTGCCGGAAGAGTGGGGCGGCGATACCATCATGGTACCCGTTTCAGCCCTTAAAAAAGAGGGCCTCAATGAATTGCTGGAAATGACTTTACTCACGGCCGATATGATGGAGCTCAAGGCCAACCCCAATCGCCCGGCCCGGGGTATTGTCATTGAAGCCCAGCTGGATAAAGGTCGCGGCCCGGTGGCTACCATGCTGGTCCAGAAGGGCACCCTTAAAGTGGGCGACAACCTGGTAGCCGGGGCGGTTTACGGCCGGGTCAGGGCCCTCTTTGACGATAAAGGCGAGCGGGTAAAGAGCGCCGAGCCCTCCATGCCGGTGGAAGTCCTGGGCCTTTCCGAGTTACCCCAGGCCGGTGACATTTTCCAGGTGGTAGAGGATGAAAAGCTGGCCCGCCAGATTGCCACCTTGCGCCAGGAAGAACGGCGCCAGGAAGAATTAAAGGCAGCCGGCAAGACCTCCCTGGATGACCTGTTCAAGCAGATGGAAGCCGGCGAAGTTAAAGAACTTAATCTGGTGGTCAAAGGAGACGTCCAGGGTTCGGTGGAGGCCCTGCGGGCGGCCCTGGAGCAATTGTCTACCAGCGAGGTTAAAGTTAATATCATTCATGGTGGCGTCGGTGCCATTACCGAAACCGATGTCATGCTGGCCGCAGCTTCTAAAGCCATTATCATCGGCTTTAACGTTCGCCCGGATGCTAACGCCCGCAAGGCAGCGGAAGAGGCAGGGGTAGAAATCCGTCTCTACCGGGTGATCTACGAGATTATCGATGAGGTTAAAGCTGCCATGACCGGTCTCCTGGAACCGGTGAAACGGGAAGTGGTCCTGGGCCGGGCCGAAGTACGGGCTACCTTTAAAGTGCCTAAGGTAGGTACGGTGGCCGGTTGCCTGGTGACCGACGGCAAGATCCAGAACCGGGCCCTGGCCCGGGTAATCCGGGACGGGGTGGTGGTCTTTGAAGGCCGCATTGACTCCCTGAAGCGCTTTAAGGATGACGTCCGGGAAGTGGCCCAGGGTTATGAATGCGGTATCGGCCTGGAAAAATATAACGATATTAAGGAAGGCGACGTTATCGAAGCCTATATGATAGAAGAGGTTAAACGGGAACTGTAG
- the rbfA gene encoding 30S ribosome-binding factor RbfA, producing the protein MAVALRVERVAEQMKKEIARILRDELKDPRLEAGLVTVTGVELSNDLHYAKVYVSIYGDAAQKSEVMEGLARATSFVRREIGQRLSLRYTPEITFKFDASIEHGDHISRLLARVKAEEQEHDDR; encoded by the coding sequence ATGGCCGTGGCGCTGCGGGTTGAGCGGGTTGCCGAACAGATGAAAAAGGAAATTGCCCGGATTTTGCGGGATGAATTGAAGGATCCCCGCCTGGAAGCCGGCCTGGTTACGGTTACGGGAGTAGAGCTTTCCAACGATCTCCACTATGCTAAAGTATACGTCAGCATCTACGGGGATGCAGCCCAAAAGAGTGAGGTCATGGAAGGCCTGGCCAGGGCAACCAGCTTTGTACGGCGGGAAATCGGCCAGCGCCTGAGCCTGCGTTATACTCCGGAAATTACCTTTAAATTTGATGCGTCCATCGAGCACGGCGATCATATCAGCAGGTTGCTGGCGCGCGTCAAGGCAGAGGAGCAAGAACATGACGACCGTTGA
- the truB gene encoding tRNA pseudouridine(55) synthase TruB: MVTGFINVLKPPGFTSHDVVQNLRRLLKKQRIGHGGTLDPMAAGVLPVAVGKATRLLEYIQAGGKAYRAEFILGLKTDTQDLGGRVLARPGCPGLKLEELQAAARRFTGTINQVPPMVAAVHYQGRRLYELAREGQEVERPARRVTIENFQVLKAWPDGPFLRVIADITCSKGTYIRTLGADWGDYLGCGATLAFLLRTRAGGFKLEEAWTLEEIAAQVAGGNGDFLLPPAAGITHLPAITVRDKAVKAVANGAAIDPADCALVPALRPGSLARLESPAGVLLAVARVVPKGEGYCFKPDKVLQ; this comes from the coding sequence ATGGTAACGGGTTTTATTAACGTTTTAAAGCCTCCCGGCTTTACTTCCCACGATGTCGTCCAGAACCTGCGCCGCCTTTTAAAGAAACAGAGGATTGGCCATGGCGGCACCCTGGACCCCATGGCCGCCGGGGTGCTGCCGGTAGCTGTGGGCAAAGCCACCCGTTTACTGGAATATATCCAGGCGGGTGGCAAGGCCTACCGGGCGGAGTTTATCCTGGGGCTCAAAACTGATACCCAGGATCTTGGCGGCCGCGTCCTGGCCAGGCCGGGTTGCCCGGGCTTAAAGCTCGAGGAACTCCAGGCAGCGGCCCGGCGTTTCACCGGTACCATCAACCAGGTACCTCCCATGGTTGCGGCGGTTCATTACCAGGGCCGGCGCCTCTATGAACTGGCCCGGGAGGGACAGGAGGTAGAACGGCCGGCCCGCCGGGTGACCATCGAGAATTTCCAGGTGCTTAAAGCGTGGCCGGACGGGCCGTTCTTGCGGGTTATAGCAGATATTACCTGTTCCAAAGGCACCTATATCCGTACCCTGGGAGCCGACTGGGGTGATTACCTGGGGTGCGGGGCTACTCTGGCCTTCTTGCTCCGCACCCGCGCCGGCGGTTTTAAACTGGAGGAGGCCTGGACCCTGGAAGAAATAGCGGCGCAGGTGGCCGGGGGTAACGGGGATTTTCTCCTGCCGCCGGCAGCGGGTATTACCCACCTGCCGGCAATTACCGTCAGGGATAAGGCCGTTAAAGCAGTGGCTAATGGCGCGGCCATCGACCCGGCTGACTGCGCCCTGGTACCGGCGCTCCGGCCGGGGAGCCTGGCCCGCCTGGAATCTCCCGCCGGGGTTCTCCTGGCCGTAGCCAGGGTGGTGCCAAAAGGTGAAGGATATTGTTTTAAACCCGACAAGGTTCTGCAGTAA